The following is a genomic window from Stenotrophomonas maltophilia.
CTGGCGCGTGTTCGCGCCGACCCTGATCGCCGGTGCGCTGACCCTGGGCCTGCTGGGCCTGTTCGGCCAGCCGCTGCAGTTGTTCAACGTGCTGGCGCTGATGCTGCTGCTGGGCATGGGCATCGACTACGGCATCTTCCTGATCGAGCACCGCGGTGATGCCAGCGCGTGGCTGGCGGTTTGCGTGGGTGCGGCCAGTACCTGGCTGTCGTTCGGCCTGCTGGGCCTGTCGCAGACTCCGGCGCTGCGCGCCTTCGGCCTGACCCTGCTGTTCGGCATCGGCCTGGTCTGGCTGATCTCGCCGCTGTTCCGGCCACCGCCGCACGACATGCCGCCGGCCTGACCCCGCCTTCCGGTTTTCTTCTCTTCCTCTGATCGAGCAACAAGGACGCCCCGATGAGTACTGCTGTGGATGCTGTCGAACGCACTGAAATCCTGATCATCGGCGCGGGCCCGGCCGGCTCCGTCGCCGCGGCGATGCTGCGCCAGCAGGGCCGCCAGGTGCTGATGCTGGAGCGCCAGCAGTTCCCGCGCTTCTCAATCGGCGAAAGCCTGCTGCCGCAGAGCATGGAGTACATCGAAGCGGCCGGGCTGCTGCAGGACGTGGTCGAGGCCGGTTTCCAGTACAAGAACGGTGCCGCCTTCGTGCACGGCGAGGCACGCACCGCGTTCGATTTCAGGAAGAAGTTCTCGCCCGGCTGGGGCACCACTTACCAGGTGCAGCGCGCCGACTTCGACAACGTACTGGCACGCGGTGCCGAGCGCATGGGCGCCACGCTGCGCTTCGGCGATGAAGTGCTGTCGGTCGAACCCGGTGAACAGCCGGCGGTGAACGTGCGCCGACCGGATGGCAGCGAGTACCGCATCGAAGCCGACTTCATCCTCGATGCCTCCGGCTTCGCACGCCTGCTGCCGCGCCTGCTGCAGCTGGAGTCGCCGTCCAACTTCCCGGTGCGCGGCGCGATCTTCTGCCACGTGCGCGACAACATTCCGGCCGAAGCGGACTTCGACCGCAACAAGATCCTGATCACCACCCACCCCGAGCACATCGACGTCTGGTACTGGACGATCCCGTTCTCCAACGGCTGCTGCTCGCTGGGCGTGGTCGCCGAGCCGTCGTTCTTCGAACGCTACGAAGGCGACGATCTGCAGAAGCTGCAGGCCATCGTCGGCGAGGACCCGAACCTGACCGGGCTGCTGGCCAATGCCGAATGGGCGGTGCTGCCGGTGCGCCGCATCACCGGCTACTCGGCCAATGTCAGCTCGCTGTGGGGCCCGGGCTATGCGCTGCTGGGCAACGCCGGCGAGTTCCTCGATCCGGTGTTCTCCTCCGGCGTCACCATCGCCTTCAAGTCTGCGCAGCTGGCCAGCGACTGCCTCAAGCGCCGCTACGCCGGTGAAACCGTGGACTGGGAGGCGGAGTTCTCCAGGCCGCTGCGCGCGGGCGTGAAGACCTTCCGCCGCTTCGTGGAAAGCTGGTACCAGGGCGGCTTCCAGAAGATCATCTACCACCCGCAGCAGCAGCCGGAAGTGCGCAACATGATCAGTTCCATCCTGGCCGGATACGCCTGGGACACCAACAACCCGTATGTGGCCGACGAAAGTGGCCGCCGCATGCGCGTGCTGGAGCAACTGTGCAGCGCGTGATCGTCCGCACCGTGGCCCTGCTGCTGTGCCTGCTGCTGGCCGCCTGTGCTGGCCGCATGCCCAAGCCGCAGGTGGAACTGCCGCCGCTGCGCCTGTCGCCGGCCAGCCTGCCGGCGCCGCTGGCGTTGCAGCAGCAGCTGCATTTCCGTTTCGGCAGCCATGAACGCGACCTCGATGCGCTGCTGGAAGCCGATGCACAGCAGGTGCAGCTGGCCGTGCAGGCGATGGGCCAGACCGGCGTGCGCCTGCAGTGGGATGGCCAGCGGCTGACCCAGCAGCGCGCGCCGTGGCTGCCGCCGCAGGTGCGCGCCGAGCGTGTGCTGGACGACCTGCAGTTCGCGCTGTGGCCGACCGCCGCCATCGCCGCCGCGATACCGGCCGGCTGGCAGGTCAGCGATGACGGCCAGCAGCGCAGCCTGTCGCGCGATGGCGTGGTGTGGTTGCAGCTGCAGCGCCTGGACGATGGCAGCGTACAGCTGGACAACCGCGCCGAAGGCTATGCGCTGCGCATCGAATCGATCGACATGGCCGGGCAGGACCGATGAGTGCACCGATCTACCTGAACGACCTGGGCGTGGTCTGCGCGATTGGCGAAGGCCGTGCCGCGGTGGCGTCGGCGCTGTTCGCCGATGCACCGGGCGGGCTCAGCGACAACGACCACCTGCTGCCGGGGCGCACCCTGGCGCTGGGCGAAGTACGCACGCCGCTGCCGGCGCTGGAGGATCTGCCGGTCGCCCTGCGCGGGCGCAACAACGCGCTGCTGGAGGTGGCACTGGCGCAGATCGCGCCGGCGGTGAGCGCCGCCATCGCCCGCCACGGTGCCGAGCGTGTGGCAGTGGTGCTGGGCACCAGCACTTCGGGCATCGGTGAATCCGAGCAGGCCCTGCGCACCCACGCCGAACAGGGACTGTGGCCGCAGGGCTTCGACTACGCCCAGCAGGAAATGGGCACCGCCGCGCAGTTCGTGCGCCAGCGTAGTGGCGCCCAAGGCCCAGCCTGGACCCTGTCCACCGCCTGCTCTTCCAGTGCCAAGGCGCTGATGTCGGCTGCGCGCATGCTGCGCGCCGGCATCGTCGATGCGGTCATCGCCGGCGGTGCCGACTCGTTGTGCCGCTTCACCGTGGCCGGCTTCAGCGCGCTGGAATCGGTGTCGGCGTCGCGCTGCAATCCGTTCTCGCAGCACCGCGCCGGCATCAATATTGGCGAAGGCGCGGCACTGTTCCTGCTCACCCGCGAGCCGGGCCCGGTGTGCCTGGCCGGGTGGGGCGAATCGGCCGATGCCCACCACATGTCCGCGCCCGACCCGCAGGGGCTGGGTGCCATCGACGCCCTGCAGCAGGCGCTGCAGCGCGCCGGCTGGGCGGCTGGTGAAGTGGACTACGTGAACCTGCATGGCACCGCCACCGGCCACAACGATGCGATGGAAAGCCTGGCGGTCTCGCAGGTACTTGGCACGGGTGTGCCGGCCAGCTCGACCAAGCCGCTGACCGGGCACACGCTGGGTGCCTCGGGTGCGATCGAAGCTGCGCTGTGCTGGATCCTGCTGGCCGAGAATCCGCAGCAGCAGTTGCCGCCGCACTGGTGGGACGGTGTGGCCGATCCGGCGCTGCCGGTGCTGCCGCTGGTCGCGCCCGATACCCGCCTGGCGCAGCCGCCGCGAAGGGTGCTGAGCAATTCGTTCGCCTTCGGCGGCAGCAATGCCGTGCTGGCGCTGGAGCGTCGATGAACACGCTGTACGCAATCGAAGAAGTGGTGCCGCACCGCCAGGACATGTGCCTGCTGGAGCGCATCACCCAGTGGGACCAGGACGCCATCGAGGCCGAACTGGTGGTGCCCGAGGCCGGCCTGTTCGTCGAGGACGGCCAGGTGCCGGCGTGGGTTGGCATCGAATACATGGCGCAGGCCATCGCGGCCTGGGCCGGCTGCCGTGCACGCGCGGCCGGCAAGCCGCCGCAGCTCGGTTTCCTGCTCGGCAGCCGCCGCTACAGCAGCCCGCGCAGTGGCTTCCCCAGTGGCACCCGCCTGCGCGTACAGGCGCGCTGCGAGCTGTTGGGTGACAATGGATTGGGGATGTTCGCCTGCCGCATCCTGGCAGGCGAGGACGAATGGGCGACAGCCAACGTGTCGGTGTTCGAACCGGCCGACGCGATGGCCTATCTGGAGAGTGGACAGGCATGACAGGGAATCGAAGCGTGCTGGTGACCGGCGCCAGCCGGGGCATCGGCCGGGCCATCGCGCTGCGCATCGCGCGTGATGGCTTCGACGTGGTGGTGCATTGCCGCAGTCGCGTGGACGAGGCACAGGCCGTGGTGGCCGAGATCCAGGCACTGGGCCCGCAGGCCCGCGTGCTGGTTTTCGACGTGGCCGACCGCGAGGCCGCACGCGCCGCGCTGGAGGCCGATGTGGAAGCGCACGGCGCGTACTACGGCGTGGTCTGCAATGCCGGCATCGCCCGCGATGGCGCCTTCCCGGCACTGTCGGCGGACGATTGGGACCAGGTCATCCACACCAATCTGGATGGCTTCTACAACGTGCTGCACCCGTTGATCATGCCGATGGTGCGGCGGCGCAAGCCGGGCCGCATCGTCACCCTGTCGTCGGTGTCCGGCCTGGCCGGCAACCGCGGGCAGGTCAACTACAGCGCCGCCAAGGCCGGCATCATCGGTGCCACCAAGGCGCTGGCGCTGGAACTGGCCAGCCGCCAGATCACCGTCAACTGCGTGGCCCCGGGCCTGATCGAGACCGAAATGCTCAACGACGAAGTGGTTGAACACGCGCTCAAGCTGATTCCCGCCGGCCGCGTCGGCCGTCCCGACGAAGTGGCGGCCACGGTGGCGTTCCTGCTGTCCGAACCGGCCGGCTACATCACCCGCCAGGTGATCTCGGTGAATGGAGGCATGCTCTGATGGCCGCCGATCGTCGCGTGGTGGTGACCGGTGCGTCCGCGATCAGTCCGCTTGGCCATGACTGGCCGACCATCGAGGCGCACCTGCGCAGCTGCCGCAACGCGGTGCGCGCGATGCCCGAATGGGACGTCTATGCCGGGCTGAACACCAAGCTGGCCGCACCGGCACAGGACTTTGAACTGCCACCCAACTACAACCGCAAGACCACCCGTTCGATGGGCAAGGTCGCGATCATGTCGGTGCGCGCCACCGAAGTGGCGTTGCGCGAGGCCGGCCTGCACGAACATCCGGTGCTGCGCAGTGGTCGTACCGGCGTGGCCTACGGTTCCTCATCCGGCAGCGACGAGGCCACCGGCGAATTCGGGCGCATGCTCAACGAGTTCACCACCGAGGGCATCAGCGCCACCACCTACCTGAAGATGATGAGCCATACCGCGCCGGTCAACATCGGCGTGTTCTTCGGCCTGTCCGGGCGTGTCTACACCACCTCCAGCGCCTGCACCTCGGGCAGCCAGGGCGTGGGCGCGGCCTATGAAGCGATCCGCAGCGGCAAGCAGACGGTGATGGTGGCCGGTGGCGCCGAGCAGCTCGATGCCACCGCTGCGGCGGTGTTCGACACCCTGTTCGCCACCAGCGTGCGCAACGATGCACCGCAGAGCACGCCGCGCCCGTTCGATGCCGACCGCGATGGCCTGGTGCTGGGCGAAGGCGCCTGCACGCTGATCCTGGAAGACCTGGAACATGCACAGGCGCGCGGCGCCACCATTCTCGCCGAGGTGGTCGGCTACGGCACCAACAGCGATGGCCAGCACGTCACCCAGCCCAGCGCCGACACCATGGCCCAGGCGATGCGCCTGGCGCTGGAAGATGCCGGCCTGGATGCGGCGCAGATCGACTACGTCAACGCCCACGGTACGGCCACCGACCACGGCGACATCGCCGAGACCCAGGCCACCGCGCAGGTGTTCGGCAGCCGCGTGCCGATCAGCTCGCTGAAGAGCTATGTCGGCCACATGCTCGGCGCCTGTGGTGCGTTCGAGGCCTGGCTGAGCATCGAGATGATGCGTGCCGGCTGGTTTGCGCCCACGCTGAACCTGGCCGAGGTCGACCCGCGCTGCGGCCAGCTGGACTTCATCACCGGCCCGGGCCGCGAACTGCAGGCCGAGTACGTGATGAGCAACAATTTCGCCTTCGGCGGCATCAACACCTCGCTGGTGTTCCGCCGCTGGCGCGAATGATCCACCGCGTCACCGCACCGTTCCCGTTACCCCGCACCCTCGACAAGGAGATGTTTCGATGCGCCGTACCCTGATGATCGCCGCTGCCACCGCGCTGCTGGCCCTGAGCTCCACCGCCTCCGCACGCGATACCCGCGTCGAGCAGTCCCTGCAGGAACTGGTCAGCTCGCAGGCCGCCAAGGACGCCGGCATCGACGGCAGCGTGCGCTTCTACCTGGCCGGCCAGCCGGTCAGCGTGCAGCAGCGCCTGGGCGAAGACGTGACCAACAAGAAGACCAACGCCGCCAACAAGAGCGATGCCGAGGCCTGCCGCTGGGTCGCGCTGTCGGCGCTGCGCGCGCTGCAGGATGGCGCCAGGTCGCGCGGCGCCAACGCCGTGGTCGACATCGTCAGCTACTACAAGAAGAACGAGTTCAAGAGCAGCACCAACTATGAGTGCTGGGCCGGCACCTTTGTCGCCGGTGTGGCGCTGAAGGGCACCTACGCCAAGGTCAAGTAAGCCATCGCCATCCCCGACCGCCGGTCGGGGATGCCGTCCACAGGGGGACACCATGAAATCGATGCTCGTCGCGGCCCTTGCCGCGGCTTTCTGCTGCGTGCCTGCACGGTCCGCGCACGCCGCCGATGCAACACCCATCCGCATTGCCGCCGAGGTACCGTACCGGGCCGAGGTCGGCGGCGAGCTGATCCGGCAGGAATGCGAATTCGGCCGCGACCTGAGCAGCAGCATCGTGCGCCATGCCGGTGGCCGGGTGGTGGTTGCCGCACCCGGCGAAGACGCTGGACGCCGCCTGGACATCGTTGTGACCAAGGCGCACGCCGCCGGCGGGGGCGCCATTTCAGGGCCGAAGTGGGGGCGCATCTATGGCGAACTGAAGGAAGATGGCCGCGTGGTCGGCAATTTCAGTTTCAAGCGCACCACCAGCCGGCCCTTCACCTTCCGCGCCTGCACCACCCTGAAGCGGGTGGCCGAGGCACTGGGCGGCGATGTGGCGCGCTGGCTGGAAAACCCCACGCTCGATCCGCTGATGACCGAAGAGATCGCGGCCAACTGAGCGCGTGGCGTTGCCTGAACGCCGCCGCCACATTGCTGAACCCTGCCGGGGAAACACCGTCGATCGCGCCGCCATCCTCGGCTGACGGCTTTCCCCGGTGTCGGCTTTCCGACACAATCACGGCTCTTCCCGGGTTATCGTCCCGTGGACATGCACGCCTACGTCTATAAAAGCCAACTCAAGCCGGACACCTACGTCTACGTTCCCCGACGCGATGATTTCAGCGCGCTGCCTTCGCCGCTGCTCCGCTCGCTGGGCACGCTCACCTTCGTCCTGGATGTGGCCCTGGATGCCCAGCGCCGCCTGGCCCAGGCTGACCCGGACAAGGTGCGCAGCGAAATGAGCGAGCGTGGCTTCTATCTGCAGGTGCCGCCGTCGGTGGCCAGCCTGATGCCGCGCCACTATGACTGACCTCTCCCGTCCGCGCGCCCTGTCGATCGCCTTCGCCGTGGGCGCCGTGCTGGCGCTGGGTGCCGCCGTGGGCGGCATTGCCGGGGCGATCCTGGCCGCGTTGTCACAGCCGGCGTTCGCGCTGGGCGTTTCGTGGTGGCGGCGCAGCCGCGCGCTGCTGCCGCTGAAGGCGGTGGCACGCCAGGACCTGCCGGCGCTGCTGGCGCTGTGGTCGGCCGCGCCGGTGTTGCTGGCACTGTTGCTGGCCTGGCCGCTGGCGGCGCTGCGTGACAGCGGCAGCCTGGCCGCCGTGCTGGGCCTGAGCGTGCTGGTCAGTGCCGGCCTGCTGGCGGCCTGGCGCACCTGGCCGCTGTGGAACGATGTCGAACGCCTGGATGGCAGCCTGGCCCAGCATTGGCAGGCGCTGGCCGGGCGCGACCTGACCGCCTGGCGCGGCCTCGGTGTGGCGGCGCTGGTGATCGCACTGGCCGCGCTGGTGGTGTTGCCGGCATGGCCGGGCCTGCTGCCGGAAGGCGCACGTTGGCCGGCCGCGCTGGCGGTGGTGCTGCTGTCGCCGCTGCTGCATCTGCTGTTGCAGCGGGTCGCGCCTGCGCCGTTGGTCTCGCTGCGTCCGGGCGCGCTGGCCACGTCCAGCAACGAGCACGAACCGCTGTTCTCCGCAGCGGCCGAAACCGCGCCGCTGGAAGCACTGGCACCGCAGGAACTGACGCCGGCGCTGTACGAGGCCGCCCGCCATGGCCGCATCGATCGCGGCCTGCAGTTGCTGCAGGCCGGTGCCGATCCCTATGCGTTGCCCGACCCGAACTGGCGCGACCAGCGCAGCCTGGCGGTGTTGGCGGCCGTGCTGCCGGACCTGCGCCTGCTGCGCGAACTGATCGCCCGCGGCGTCGATGTGAATGCGCCGCACCGTGGCATGACACCGCTGCTGGCAGCCACCCGTGACAGCTGGCATGGCCGCCCCGAGGCGGTGATGACCCTGCTCGCCAACGGCGCCGATTCGCGCGCCGTCGACAGCGATGGCAACACCCCGTTGCACCATGCCGCACGCAGTTCCGACCCGGGCGTGGCCGCGCTGCTGCGCGATGCCGCTGCCGAAGTCGATGCACTGAACCACGATGGCTGGTCGCCGTTGGCGGTGGCCTGCCAGGTCGGCAACTGGCGCCTGGCGCGCTTCCTGCTTGAACGTGGTGCCCGCAGCGAGCCGGCCGACGGTACCCCGGTACTGCTCGCCGCCGCGGCCACCGAAGACGATGACCCGGCCGGCGTACAGCTGCTGCTCAAGCACAAGGCACGCGCCGACGCTCGCGACCGCCAGCGCCGCAGCGCGCTGCACGAGGCAGCATTGGCCGGCCACGTTGAAATCATCGGCGTGCTGCTCGGCGCCGGCGCCAATCTGGAAGCGCGCGATGCGCTGGGCCGCACGCCGTGGCTGGAAGCCGCCCGCGCCGGCCGCGCCGCCGTGGTCGAACATCTGCTGCCACACAAGCCCGACCTGGTCGCGGTCGATGGCGAGGGCCGCAATGCCGTGCAGCTGGCCGCGATGGCCGAGGATGTTTCGCCGTTGCTGATCAAGCGCCTGGTGGAACTGGGCATCGCCGCCGACGCCGCCGATCCGGTCGGCCGCCGGGCGGTGGACTACGCCGCCGAAGCGGGCCGCTGGGCGATCGTCGCGTTGCTGGATCCGTCCTATCCGTTGCCGGCTGCGGTCAGCGACGGCCTGGCCGAGCGCGGCGACGCGGCCGCTGCCAGTGGCCTGTTGCCGGACCGCCCGCCGCTGACCCTGCTGCGCGAAGCGCTGGGCTTCGGCAACACCGACGGCATGGCCGCACTGGCCAAGCTGTGCCAGCCGGAAGAACTGGGCGGGCTGCTGCTCGATCCGGAACTGGCGCTGGAGCCGCGCGCGGTCGACTGGCTGCTGGCCCACGGTGCCGATCCCTACGTACGTGATGCCTGCTCGGACACGCCGATGTTCGCGCTGCTCTCGCGCGGTATCGATGCCGTGCCGGCGCTGCAGGTGATGCTGCAGCGTGGCCTGTCGCCGGCCGGTCGCGGTGGCCTTGCGCGCTTCCTCGCCGCCTGCGCGCAGCATGATCAGGCGGCGCGTGGCCTGGAACAGCTGGCGCTGGAATTGCTGGAACGCGGCGCCGACCCGTTCGCGGCCTCGCCGGCCGGTGATCCGCCGCTGTCGCTGGCGGTGCGCCTGGGTTGGCTGCGCCTGCAGCAGGCACTGCTCAAGGCCGGTGTCGATCGCGAGGCGCGCGACAGCCACGGCATGACCGCGCTACATCTGGCCACCGCGCTGGCCCGCGAAGGCGCGCTGAAGCTGCTGGTGCAGCACGGTGCCTCGCCGGAAGCCCGCGCCGCCGATGGCCAGACGCCACTGGGTGTGGCGCTGTCGATTGGCCGCCGCGATCTGGCCGACTGGCTGGACTGGCGGGTGTGGCCGTTGCCGCGCCGCACCCTGCGCGAGGCCGATCTGCCGGCTGCCGCAATGGCCGGTGACGTCGATGCAGTGCGCCGCCTGATCGATCTGGGCTTCGCCGTCGATGCCGTCGATGCGCAGGGCTGCACCGCGCTGCTGCGCGCGGCCGGCGGTGGCCATCTGGCGGTGACCGACCTGCTGCTGGCACGCGGTGCCGATCCGCAGCACGCGGCGGCCAGTGGTGCCACGCCGCTGTCGGCGGCGGTCAGCATGCGCCAGGTGGATATCGTCTCGGCCCTGCTCGACGCCGGCGCCAAACTGGAACACCGCCTGCCGGGTGGGGTGACCGTGCTGATGCTGGCCTCGGCGCTGGGCCTGCCGGACATCGTTGCGCGCCTGCTGACCGCCGGTGCCGACGTGCATGCCGGCGATGCGCAGCAGCTGGGCCCGTTGCACTGCGCCGCGCTGTACGGCTTCAGTGCCCGTGACCGCTCGCGCCTGCTCGCCTTGCTCGACACCCTGTTGCTGGCCGGTGCCGAACCGGACCAGGCCGCCGCCGGTTCGGTCACGCCGTTGCTGCTGCTGCTGGGCGCGCGCGCCGAACCGGGCACCGCCTGCGATGAGCAGGTGGTGATGGCGGCGGTGGAGCGCCTGCTCGATGAAGAGGTGAGCCTGGAGGTACGTGATCCGCGTGGCTTCGGCCCACTGCACCTGGCCGCCCTGCATGGCCTGCCGCTGCTGGTGCAGCGCCTGCTGCGCGCCGGTGCCGATCCGGAAGTGCGCGACAGCCTCAACCGCAGCCCGCGCGAGATCGCGGTGATGCGTGGTTTCATCGATGTGGCCGGCGAGTTTGAACCGCGTGTGCCGGGCGTCTCGTCGATGGCCCGGTTCCTGCGCGACAACGGCTGATCCAGCAGAGAGAGTAGTGCCGGCCGCTGGCCGGCAACTTCACGAAACCCGCGCAATCCCCAGGTTGCCGGCCAGCGGCCGGCACTACCGGGTCCGTCATCCATCGGATGGGTGCCGTCAGCGCTCCTTGTTGTCGTCGCTTTCCGCGTCGGCCTCGAACAGGTGCATCAGGTCGTTGCGTGCATCACGCGAGGTCTGGATCACCGCCGCCTCGTCGTCGTAGACCAGGTACTGGTCGCGCAGCAGCTGTTCGTCGTGCTCGCGGAAACGCTGCACGTGGCGCTCGGCCACGTTCGGCGCAATACCCAGTGCGGTCAGCACGCGCCCGCTCATCTCCAGGCTGGTGCCGAACACTTCGCGGAACGGCTCGGCCGACATGTCCATCAATCGCCACGCATGCTGGCGGTTGCGCGCACGCGCCAGCACCGTCGCGTCCGGGTACAGCCGGCGCACCATGCGCACCGCACGCAGGTTGGTTTCCGGGTCATCGACGGTGATCACGAACACGTCGATGTGCTCGCCGCCGGCCGCACGCAGCATCTCCGGCCGGGTCGGGTCGCCGTAGTACAGCTGGTTGCCGAAGCGACGCAGGTCGGCCACGGTGTCCGGGTTCGCCTCCAGCGCCACGAATGGCACCTTCTGCGCGGTCAGCAGGCGCGCGATCACCTGGCCGAAGCGGCCCATGCCGGCGATCAGCACCTTGGGCCGGTTGTCCGGCGCCACCTTGTCGGCGTCGGCCGGCTCGCGCGGCGCGGCCTTCTCCTGGCCGAGCAGTTTCAGCAGCGCGATCATCAACAGCGGCGTGATCGCCATCGACAGGCCGACGATGGCCACCAGCCGGTCGTGGTTGGCGTTGCCCAGCAGGTGCGCGCGCTGCGCCTCGTTGAACACCACGAACGCGAACTCACCGCCCAGCCACAGCACGCTGCCCAGCAGCAGCGACTGCCGCGAACTGAGCCGGGCGACGCGGCCGACCGCGTACAGCAGGCCGAACTTGACCACCAGCAGGATGCCGACGCCTCCGGCGATCATCCACGGTTCGGCGGCGATGCGGTCCAGGTCGATGCCCATCCCCACCGCGATGAAGAACAGGCCCAGCAGCAGGCCCTTGAACGGTTCGATCTGCGATTCCAGCTCGTGCCGGAACTCCGAGTCGGACAGCAGCACGCCGGCCAGGAACGCGCCGAGGCTGGGGCTGAGGCCGGCCTCCTGCATGAACCAGGCGGTGCCCAGCACCACCAGCAGCGCGGTGGCGGTGAACACCTCGGGGCTGCGGGTACGCGCGATGGTGCTGAACACCCGGCGCAGCACCGGCCGCCCGCACAGGATCACCACCGCAAGCGCGCCCAGCGCCACTGCCGCGTCCTCCCAGCGCAGGGTCTCGTTCTTCACCCCGCCCAGCAG
Proteins encoded in this region:
- a CDS encoding monovalent cation:proton antiporter-2 (CPA2) family protein is translated as MHSGGLELALVLLLAAVIAVPVFKKFGFGAVLGYLAAGVVLGPDGLGFVQDADRILGAAEIGVVMLLFVIGLELSPARLKVMRRSVFGAGAAQVALSGLVLGGLLLLDHFQWKSALVVGVALALSSTAVGLQLLSEHKAINSDHGRLGFAILLFQDLIAIPLLAAIPLLGGVKNETLRWEDAAVALGALAVVILCGRPVLRRVFSTIARTRSPEVFTATALLVVLGTAWFMQEAGLSPSLGAFLAGVLLSDSEFRHELESQIEPFKGLLLGLFFIAVGMGIDLDRIAAEPWMIAGGVGILLVVKFGLLYAVGRVARLSSRQSLLLGSVLWLGGEFAFVVFNEAQRAHLLGNANHDRLVAIVGLSMAITPLLMIALLKLLGQEKAAPREPADADKVAPDNRPKVLIAGMGRFGQVIARLLTAQKVPFVALEANPDTVADLRRFGNQLYYGDPTRPEMLRAAGGEHIDVFVITVDDPETNLRAVRMVRRLYPDATVLARARNRQHAWRLMDMSAEPFREVFGTSLEMSGRVLTALGIAPNVAERHVQRFREHDEQLLRDQYLVYDDEAAVIQTSRDARNDLMHLFEADAESDDNKER